From the genome of Clostridium sp. BNL1100, one region includes:
- the mraY gene encoding phospho-N-acetylmuramoyl-pentapeptide-transferase, giving the protein MLTFSLTSEHIIAFAAAFVLALIAGPILIPFLRRLKFGQTVRDDGPQTHLKKMGTPAIGGLIFIVPVTLTSIYFYQSYPQIIPVLMSTLGFAAVGFIDDFIKVVKKRKDGLFAGQKTFFQLIVCVSFAFYVMRYTEAGSSIAIPFTNIIIQPWIYFIFIVLFMYFFSNAVNITDGLDGLCAGVTLVVAIFFTIVSLTNGEWGYIKVFSAAIAGGCLGFLAFNIHPAKVFMGDTGSLALGGALTSIAVMMRMPLILFLVGGIYLIEALSVILQVASFKLTGKRIFKMAPIHHHFELKGWRETKVVAVFIVATVLLAIASLIVIGSDLF; this is encoded by the coding sequence TTGCTTACTTTTTCTTTGACATCTGAACATATAATAGCGTTTGCGGCAGCGTTTGTGCTTGCTCTGATTGCAGGCCCGATATTAATTCCGTTTCTGCGGAGGTTAAAATTCGGCCAGACAGTAAGAGACGACGGGCCGCAGACTCATTTAAAAAAAATGGGGACGCCGGCTATTGGGGGGCTTATTTTTATTGTCCCGGTAACGCTTACATCAATATACTTTTATCAAAGCTATCCCCAGATAATACCAGTACTGATGTCAACATTGGGATTTGCTGCAGTTGGATTTATTGATGATTTTATAAAGGTTGTAAAAAAGAGGAAGGACGGACTTTTTGCAGGTCAGAAAACTTTCTTTCAATTGATTGTATGTGTTTCCTTTGCTTTTTATGTCATGAGGTATACAGAAGCCGGAAGCTCAATAGCAATTCCGTTTACAAATATAATTATACAACCTTGGATTTACTTTATATTCATAGTATTATTTATGTACTTCTTTTCTAATGCCGTAAACATTACAGATGGTTTGGATGGACTTTGTGCGGGAGTTACACTGGTTGTAGCCATATTTTTTACAATCGTTTCTCTAACAAATGGTGAGTGGGGGTACATAAAAGTATTTTCTGCTGCTATTGCAGGAGGTTGTCTTGGATTTCTGGCGTTTAACATTCATCCCGCAAAGGTTTTCATGGGTGACACCGGAAGTCTTGCATTGGGGGGAGCATTGACATCCATAGCGGTTATGATGCGTATGCCCCTTATATTATTTCTTGTAGGCGGCATATACCTGATAGAAGCACTTTCGGTAATTCTTCAGGTTGCATCCTTTAAACTAACCGGAAAGCGTATTTTTAAAATGGCGCCTATACACCATCATTTTGAACTAAAAGGGTGGAGGGAAACCAAGGTAGTAGCAGTGTTTATTGTAGCAACGGTACTGCTTGCAATTGCTTCACTGATTGTGATTGGTTCAGACTTATTTTGA